One genomic segment of Gottschalkia acidurici 9a includes these proteins:
- the rplB gene encoding 50S ribosomal protein L2, translating into MGIKKFKPTSPGIRQMTVSTFEEITKTEPEKSLLTSLSKKAGRNAHGRITVRHRGGGAKRKYRIIDFKRNKDGIPGKVASIEYDPNRTANIALINYADGEKRYILAPNGLKVGDMIESGVDADIKVGNALPLKNIPVGTVVHNIELKAGKGGQLVRSAGNSAQLMAREGNYAQIKLPSGEFRLVRVECRATIGQVGNKDHELITIGKAGRTRHLGFRPTVRGSVMNPNDHPHGGGEGRTPIGMPSPLTPWGKPALGYKTRKKNKKSNKYIVRRRKNNFLIA; encoded by the coding sequence ATGGGTATTAAAAAGTTTAAACCAACTTCGCCAGGTATTAGACAAATGACAGTTTCAACTTTTGAAGAAATAACTAAAACAGAACCTGAAAAGTCATTACTTACTAGTCTGAGTAAAAAAGCTGGTAGAAATGCTCATGGTAGAATAACTGTACGCCACAGAGGTGGTGGGGCTAAAAGAAAGTATAGAATAATAGACTTCAAAAGAAATAAAGATGGTATACCTGGAAAAGTTGCTTCTATAGAGTATGATCCAAATAGAACAGCTAACATAGCTTTAATAAACTATGCAGATGGTGAAAAAAGATATATTCTTGCTCCAAACGGATTAAAAGTGGGAGATATGATAGAATCAGGTGTAGATGCGGATATAAAAGTAGGAAATGCATTACCACTTAAAAACATACCAGTAGGTACAGTTGTTCATAATATTGAATTAAAAGCTGGAAAAGGTGGTCAATTAGTAAGATCAGCAGGAAACTCAGCACAATTAATGGCTAGAGAAGGAAATTATGCACAAATTAAACTTCCTTCAGGAGAGTTTAGATTAGTGAGAGTTGAATGTAGAGCTACTATTGGTCAAGTAGGAAATAAAGATCACGAGTTAATAACAATTGGTAAAGCGGGAAGAACTAGACATCTAGGATTCAGACCAACTGTTAGAGGTAGTGTTATGAACCCTAACGATCACCCTCACGGTGGTGGTGAAGGTAGAACACCAATAGGAATGCCAAGTCCACTTACTCCATGGGGTAAACCAGCGCTTGGATATAAGACTCGTAAGAAAAACAAAAAATCGAATAAGTACATCGTTAGAAGAAGAAAAAATAATTTTCTAATTGCTTAA